In Mangifera indica cultivar Alphonso chromosome 1, CATAS_Mindica_2.1, whole genome shotgun sequence, a single genomic region encodes these proteins:
- the LOC123215905 gene encoding protein CfxQ homolog isoform X3, with product MENGHEKQTSGSEKRRTIHDCAQLGDIDGFQKLLQDDPSLLNERNPFYGVTPLNLSVCYSIRSEDISLVETLLENSADCDATDDEGLNPVDHLSKIQESGKLRDLLVSRQQEQRKKKFLESCKNQKEKMAALEKELTNIVGLDELKLQLRKWAKGILLNERRKAIGLAIGTAGKLPHMAFLGNPGTGKTMVARVLGRLLHSVGLLESDNVKEVQRTDLVGEYVGSTGYKTRKKIEEAKGGILFVDEAYRLVPEDGSPCDFGIEALEEIMSCMDDGKVLVIFAGYNEAMQRVISSNEGFSRRVTKIFKFEDLSCENLANVLHIKMNNQAKDSLLYGFKLHPSCSVDVIAELLKRVTTEKQRMKMNGGLVDIMLNNAKGNLDLRIDDDCAEREELLTIKLEDFEAAAKLLPLC from the exons ATGGAGAATGGTCACGAAAAACAAACATCAGGATCTGAGAAACGTAGAACCATTCATGACTGTGCTCAGTTGGGGGATATTGATGGATTTCAGAAGCTACTTCAGGATGATCCATCGCTTCTCAATGAAAGAAACCCATTT TATGGAGTGACGCCACTAAATCTTTCTGTGTGTTACTCAATTCGATCTGAAGACATTTCACTTGTGGAGACATTGCTCGAGAATAGTGCAGATTGTGATGCTACAGATGAT GAGGGCCTGAATCCTGTAGATCATCTTTCAAAAATCCAAGAAAGTGGGAAGTTGCGTGATTTATTAGTCTCTCGTCAACAAGAGCAACGAAAGAAAAAGTTTCTTGAATCATGCAAgaatcaaaaagaaaagatggCTGCCCTCGAAAAAGAGCTCACAAATATTGTGGGGCTGGATGAACTCAAGCTGCAACTTCGGAAATGGGCAAAGGGCATTCTTTTGAATGAGAGGCGCAAGGCCATTGGACTGGCAATCGGCACTGCTGGAAAACTTCCGCACATGGCTTTTCTAGGAAATCCTGGAACAG gTAAGACTATGGTGGCTCGAGTCCTTGGAAGACTACTCCATAGTGTGGGACTTTTGGAAAGTGATAATGTAAAAGAAGTTCAACGGACAGATTTAGTCGGTGAATATGTTGGTTCGACTGGATATAAAACTAGGAAGAAG ATTGAAGAAGCCAAAGGAGGTATTCTTTTTGTTGATGAAGCATACCGATTAGTGCCGGAGGACGGTAGTCCTTGTGACTTTGGAATTGAAGCCTTAGAAGAGATAATGTCTTGTATGGACGATGGAAAAGTTTTAGTCATATTTGCTGGATACAATGAAGCAATGCAACGTGTAATATCTTCTAATGAAGGTTTCAGCCGACGGGttacaaaaattttcaagttcgAAGATCTGAGTTGTGAAAATTTAGCTAATGTTCTCCATATCAAGATGAATAATCAAGCCAAGGATAGCTTGTTATATGGGTTTAAATTGCATCCTTCTTGTAGTGTAGATGTCATTGCTGAGCTATTAAAAAGAGTAACAACAGAAAAACAGCGTATGAAAATGAATGGAGGCTTAGTGGATATAATGCTGAATAATGCTAAAGGGAATCTGGATCTTAGGATTGATGATGATTGTGCAGAGAGAGAAGAATTGCTTACTATCAAATTAGAGGATTTTGAAGCAGCCGCTAAACTTTTACCCCTCTGTTAG
- the LOC123215905 gene encoding protein CfxQ homolog isoform X2, protein MENGHEKQTSGSEKRRTIHDCAQLGDIDGFQKLLQDDPSLLNERNPFYGETPLHLAAKNGCNEAAQLLLAHGALIEAKTKYGVTPLNLSVCYSIRSEDISLVETLLENSADCDATDDEGLNPVDHLSKIQESGKLRDLLVSRQQEQRKKKFLESCKNQKEKMAALEKELTNIVGLDELKLQLRKWAKGILLNERRKAIGLAIGTAGKLPHMAFLGNPGTGKTMVARVLGRLLHSVGLLESDNVKEVQRTDLVGEYVGSTGYKTRKKIEEAKGGILFVDEAYRLVPEDGSPCDFGIEALEEIMSCMDDGKVLVIFAGYNEAMQRVISSNEGFSRRVTKIFKFEDLSCENLANVLHIKMNNQAKDSLLYGFKLHPSCSVDVIAELLKRVTTEKQRMKMNGGLVDIMLNNAKGNLDLRIDDDCAEREELLTIKLEDFEAAAKLLPLC, encoded by the exons ATGGAGAATGGTCACGAAAAACAAACATCAGGATCTGAGAAACGTAGAACCATTCATGACTGTGCTCAGTTGGGGGATATTGATGGATTTCAGAAGCTACTTCAGGATGATCCATCGCTTCTCAATGAAAGAAACCCATTT TATGGAGAAACTCCGTTGCATTTAGCAGCAAAGAATGGGTGTAATGAAGCTGCCCAACTACTTCTTGCTCATGGTGCTCTAATTGAAGCCAAAACTAAG TATGGAGTGACGCCACTAAATCTTTCTGTGTGTTACTCAATTCGATCTGAAGACATTTCACTTGTGGAGACATTGCTCGAGAATAGTGCAGATTGTGATGCTACAGATGAT GAGGGCCTGAATCCTGTAGATCATCTTTCAAAAATCCAAGAAAGTGGGAAGTTGCGTGATTTATTAGTCTCTCGTCAACAAGAGCAACGAAAGAAAAAGTTTCTTGAATCATGCAAgaatcaaaaagaaaagatggCTGCCCTCGAAAAAGAGCTCACAAATATTGTGGGGCTGGATGAACTCAAGCTGCAACTTCGGAAATGGGCAAAGGGCATTCTTTTGAATGAGAGGCGCAAGGCCATTGGACTGGCAATCGGCACTGCTGGAAAACTTCCGCACATGGCTTTTCTAGGAAATCCTGGAACAG gTAAGACTATGGTGGCTCGAGTCCTTGGAAGACTACTCCATAGTGTGGGACTTTTGGAAAGTGATAATGTAAAAGAAGTTCAACGGACAGATTTAGTCGGTGAATATGTTGGTTCGACTGGATATAAAACTAGGAAGAAG ATTGAAGAAGCCAAAGGAGGTATTCTTTTTGTTGATGAAGCATACCGATTAGTGCCGGAGGACGGTAGTCCTTGTGACTTTGGAATTGAAGCCTTAGAAGAGATAATGTCTTGTATGGACGATGGAAAAGTTTTAGTCATATTTGCTGGATACAATGAAGCAATGCAACGTGTAATATCTTCTAATGAAGGTTTCAGCCGACGGGttacaaaaattttcaagttcgAAGATCTGAGTTGTGAAAATTTAGCTAATGTTCTCCATATCAAGATGAATAATCAAGCCAAGGATAGCTTGTTATATGGGTTTAAATTGCATCCTTCTTGTAGTGTAGATGTCATTGCTGAGCTATTAAAAAGAGTAACAACAGAAAAACAGCGTATGAAAATGAATGGAGGCTTAGTGGATATAATGCTGAATAATGCTAAAGGGAATCTGGATCTTAGGATTGATGATGATTGTGCAGAGAGAGAAGAATTGCTTACTATCAAATTAGAGGATTTTGAAGCAGCCGCTAAACTTTTACCCCTCTGTTAG
- the LOC123215905 gene encoding protein CfxQ homolog isoform X1, with protein sequence MENGHEKQTSGSEKRRTIHDCAQLGDIDGFQKLLQDDPSLLNERNPFIFETPLHVSAFNNKTEIVKFLLEWKGDDKIDLEGKNIYGETPLHLAAKNGCNEAAQLLLAHGALIEAKTKYGVTPLNLSVCYSIRSEDISLVETLLENSADCDATDDEGLNPVDHLSKIQESGKLRDLLVSRQQEQRKKKFLESCKNQKEKMAALEKELTNIVGLDELKLQLRKWAKGILLNERRKAIGLAIGTAGKLPHMAFLGNPGTGKTMVARVLGRLLHSVGLLESDNVKEVQRTDLVGEYVGSTGYKTRKKIEEAKGGILFVDEAYRLVPEDGSPCDFGIEALEEIMSCMDDGKVLVIFAGYNEAMQRVISSNEGFSRRVTKIFKFEDLSCENLANVLHIKMNNQAKDSLLYGFKLHPSCSVDVIAELLKRVTTEKQRMKMNGGLVDIMLNNAKGNLDLRIDDDCAEREELLTIKLEDFEAAAKLLPLC encoded by the exons ATGGAGAATGGTCACGAAAAACAAACATCAGGATCTGAGAAACGTAGAACCATTCATGACTGTGCTCAGTTGGGGGATATTGATGGATTTCAGAAGCTACTTCAGGATGATCCATCGCTTCTCAATGAAAGAAACCCATTT ATTTTCGAGACACCCCTTCATGTCTCTGCTTTTAACAACAAGACTGAAATAGTGAAATTTCTGCTTGAATGGAAAGGAGATGATAAAATTGACCTGGAAGGGAAAAATATC TATGGAGAAACTCCGTTGCATTTAGCAGCAAAGAATGGGTGTAATGAAGCTGCCCAACTACTTCTTGCTCATGGTGCTCTAATTGAAGCCAAAACTAAG TATGGAGTGACGCCACTAAATCTTTCTGTGTGTTACTCAATTCGATCTGAAGACATTTCACTTGTGGAGACATTGCTCGAGAATAGTGCAGATTGTGATGCTACAGATGAT GAGGGCCTGAATCCTGTAGATCATCTTTCAAAAATCCAAGAAAGTGGGAAGTTGCGTGATTTATTAGTCTCTCGTCAACAAGAGCAACGAAAGAAAAAGTTTCTTGAATCATGCAAgaatcaaaaagaaaagatggCTGCCCTCGAAAAAGAGCTCACAAATATTGTGGGGCTGGATGAACTCAAGCTGCAACTTCGGAAATGGGCAAAGGGCATTCTTTTGAATGAGAGGCGCAAGGCCATTGGACTGGCAATCGGCACTGCTGGAAAACTTCCGCACATGGCTTTTCTAGGAAATCCTGGAACAG gTAAGACTATGGTGGCTCGAGTCCTTGGAAGACTACTCCATAGTGTGGGACTTTTGGAAAGTGATAATGTAAAAGAAGTTCAACGGACAGATTTAGTCGGTGAATATGTTGGTTCGACTGGATATAAAACTAGGAAGAAG ATTGAAGAAGCCAAAGGAGGTATTCTTTTTGTTGATGAAGCATACCGATTAGTGCCGGAGGACGGTAGTCCTTGTGACTTTGGAATTGAAGCCTTAGAAGAGATAATGTCTTGTATGGACGATGGAAAAGTTTTAGTCATATTTGCTGGATACAATGAAGCAATGCAACGTGTAATATCTTCTAATGAAGGTTTCAGCCGACGGGttacaaaaattttcaagttcgAAGATCTGAGTTGTGAAAATTTAGCTAATGTTCTCCATATCAAGATGAATAATCAAGCCAAGGATAGCTTGTTATATGGGTTTAAATTGCATCCTTCTTGTAGTGTAGATGTCATTGCTGAGCTATTAAAAAGAGTAACAACAGAAAAACAGCGTATGAAAATGAATGGAGGCTTAGTGGATATAATGCTGAATAATGCTAAAGGGAATCTGGATCTTAGGATTGATGATGATTGTGCAGAGAGAGAAGAATTGCTTACTATCAAATTAGAGGATTTTGAAGCAGCCGCTAAACTTTTACCCCTCTGTTAG